The following proteins come from a genomic window of Mariniflexile sp. TRM1-10:
- a CDS encoding glycoside hydrolase family 28 protein yields MKRVEWFSVLIIIFSMLSCKQYVTPDEKKAVLNNSFKPDWVDKVGANTFSISNKTYFVNDFGAINDGKTLNTEAIQKTIDACAKNGGGTVTFNPGEYLTGSVFIKEGIKFLVPKDVKIKGSESIKDYKEIDTRVAGIEMVWPAALINIIDQKNVIIEGEGIIDGQGKVFWDYYWDLRRNDYEPRGLRWIVDYDAKRPRTILVSNSKNVFVKDLNVQRAGFWTVQVLYSEYITVDGLKIKNNIGGHGPSTDGIDIDSSKWILVQNCDIDCNDDNFCLKAGRDWDGQRVNKPTEYVVIKDCIARQGAGLFTLGSETSGSIRHVYVSNIQGLGTKNGLNIKSATNRGGTVEDIYMENITMEKVGTFMQVGMNWNPNYSYSKLPDGFNKDSIPEHWKKMLQKVEPESKGIPTFRNISLNNIHIKGAKTAINVNGIARSIISNITLNNVYIEAEKAGQISYSAHWKLNNVKISAKDGSKVSLENTTEIDFPESIYQSE; encoded by the coding sequence ATGAAAAGAGTCGAATGGTTTTCTGTTCTAATAATTATTTTTTCAATGCTGTCGTGCAAACAATATGTGACGCCCGATGAAAAAAAAGCGGTATTAAATAATTCATTTAAGCCAGATTGGGTAGATAAAGTAGGAGCAAACACATTTAGTATTAGCAATAAAACTTATTTCGTAAACGATTTTGGCGCCATTAACGATGGTAAAACATTAAATACGGAGGCCATTCAAAAAACCATTGATGCCTGTGCAAAAAATGGTGGAGGTACAGTGACGTTTAATCCAGGAGAATATCTAACGGGTTCTGTTTTTATAAAAGAAGGGATTAAGTTTTTAGTGCCAAAAGATGTAAAAATTAAGGGGAGTGAAAGCATTAAAGACTATAAAGAAATCGATACCCGTGTAGCAGGTATTGAAATGGTATGGCCTGCAGCTTTAATAAATATTATTGACCAAAAGAATGTGATTATTGAAGGTGAAGGTATTATTGATGGGCAAGGTAAGGTGTTTTGGGATTATTATTGGGATTTAAGAAGAAACGATTACGAACCCAGAGGATTACGTTGGATAGTAGATTATGACGCCAAACGCCCACGAACTATTTTGGTTTCCAATTCAAAGAATGTTTTTGTTAAAGATTTAAATGTGCAACGTGCTGGTTTCTGGACGGTTCAAGTACTGTATTCAGAATATATTACAGTTGATGGTTTAAAGATCAAGAATAATATTGGCGGCCACGGACCAAGTACCGATGGTATAGATATCGATTCATCTAAATGGATATTGGTGCAAAATTGTGATATAGATTGTAACGACGATAATTTTTGCTTGAAAGCAGGCAGGGATTGGGACGGGCAACGGGTTAACAAACCAACCGAGTATGTGGTGATAAAAGACTGTATAGCAAGACAAGGTGCAGGGTTGTTTACTTTGGGAAGCGAAACATCGGGAAGTATTCGTCATGTTTACGTTTCCAACATTCAAGGTTTAGGTACTAAAAACGGATTGAATATTAAATCGGCAACCAATAGAGGAGGTACGGTTGAAGATATTTATATGGAAAACATCACCATGGAAAAGGTGGGTACTTTTATGCAAGTAGGGATGAACTGGAACCCTAATTACAGTTACTCAAAATTGCCTGACGGATTTAATAAAGATTCCATTCCAGAACATTGGAAAAAAATGCTTCAAAAGGTGGAACCGGAATCAAAAGGAATTCCAACATTTAGAAATATCAGCCTCAACAATATTCATATAAAAGGTGCCAAAACTGCTATCAATGTTAATGGAATAGCGCGTTCCATAATTAGCAATATTACGTTAAATAATGTGTATATTGAAGCAGAAAAAGCAGGACAAATAAGTTATAGTGCCCATTGGAAACTTAATAATGTAAAAATATCTGCAAAAGATGGTTCTAAAGTATCTTTAGAAAACACAACTGAAATTGATTTTCCAGAATCAATATATCAATCAGAATAA
- a CDS encoding DUF4861 domain-containing protein, whose amino-acid sequence MKKLINRSLVIIIVTGFLASCKTEKQEQTPIALTNGSGIKLTDKAVSIKRNQLKITDSNNTYPLLVSGTDTIPSQLNDTDGDGHWDELFFVANFSSNEKKTMQLKWVSTQPNYVVRTSARFGKRSAIDSPVKPATEEVLTSNELPKSLGYQRYQTDGPSWENDKVGFRHYLDGRNAKDLFGKKISDISPETVGINSKGEVEDNYHVMESWGRDILAVGNSVGLGGYALISNNELMRLGVTVNDSINNIEKTTFKIEAEGAVKSVLIYDYQNWKPNNNRTYAVKEKTTIWPGMYGYKNTVAVSGLQGDENLAVGLVNIHNDNPLSVIDENEKFIVLYTHDKQTYDKGWWLGMALILPKDSYVGYTEAPETGNLTNTFLAKLKITDNEPISYYAVGCWELSDANFIDKTYFETYLKQLTNQLSAEIKIEIGTSN is encoded by the coding sequence ATGAAAAAACTAATAAATAGAAGCTTAGTCATAATAATTGTTACGGGATTCTTAGCATCATGCAAAACAGAAAAACAAGAGCAAACACCTATAGCGTTAACAAACGGTTCTGGTATAAAGTTAACAGATAAAGCTGTTTCAATAAAAAGAAACCAACTCAAAATTACAGATAGTAATAATACATATCCTTTACTAGTTTCGGGAACAGATACCATTCCATCGCAATTGAACGATACAGATGGGGATGGTCATTGGGACGAACTGTTTTTTGTTGCTAATTTTTCTTCAAATGAAAAAAAAACAATGCAACTAAAATGGGTTAGTACACAACCTAATTATGTGGTAAGGACTAGCGCCCGTTTCGGAAAGCGCTCAGCTATTGATAGTCCTGTAAAGCCAGCAACAGAGGAGGTTTTAACTTCAAATGAATTACCAAAAAGTTTGGGCTATCAACGCTATCAAACCGATGGGCCTTCATGGGAAAACGATAAAGTAGGCTTTAGACATTATTTGGACGGCAGAAATGCCAAAGACCTTTTTGGTAAAAAAATAAGCGACATATCTCCCGAAACGGTTGGTATAAACTCGAAAGGAGAAGTAGAAGACAATTACCATGTGATGGAATCTTGGGGGCGTGATATTTTAGCTGTTGGAAATTCAGTGGGATTAGGTGGATATGCATTAATCTCCAATAACGAATTAATGCGTTTGGGCGTTACGGTTAACGATTCTATTAATAATATTGAAAAAACCACATTTAAAATAGAAGCCGAAGGTGCTGTAAAATCGGTTTTAATTTATGATTACCAAAACTGGAAACCAAACAATAATAGAACCTATGCTGTTAAAGAAAAAACAACCATTTGGCCTGGCATGTATGGCTACAAAAATACCGTGGCAGTTTCAGGACTTCAAGGTGATGAAAATTTAGCAGTAGGCTTGGTAAACATTCATAACGACAATCCATTATCTGTTATTGATGAAAACGAAAAATTTATTGTGCTATACACGCACGATAAACAAACTTATGATAAAGGTTGGTGGCTTGGTATGGCATTAATTCTTCCAAAAGACAGCTATGTAGGTTACACCGAAGCACCAGAAACAGGAAATTTAACCAACACCTTTTTAGCGAAGCTTAAAATTACAGATAACGAACCAATAAGTTATTATGCTGTTGGTTGTTGGGAGCTTAGTGACGCTAATTTTATAGATAAAACTTATTTTGAAACGTATTTAAAACAATTAACGAATCAATTATCTGCGGAAATAAAAATTGAAATAGGAACCTCAAACTAA
- a CDS encoding GntR family transcriptional regulator, with amino-acid sequence MSQLIDIKINESSRVPKYKQIVDSIINDISKGKLKIGEKIPSINELSESCYLSRDTVEKAYKQLKEQKVIISVKGKGYYTAKTDLISKIQIFFMINKLSSYKMMIYNSFVNSIGINGHVTLSVYHCEESLFARTLEKSLGAFDYYVIMPHFKTDDLNHISITNMAKDMIEKVPKDKLIIIDNNNLEIKGNYGAVYQDFQEDIYDALKKGLKKLKKYDKLVLVYPLKSVYPYPLRIVHGFRKFCSKYNFDFEILNEIYDDMDLDSKDTYIIIEENDLVNLVRQVRAKNLKLGKDIGIISYNDTPLKDLLGINVVSTHFKAMGETAAYLVLNNKREKVKNVFEYIKRNSV; translated from the coding sequence ATGTCCCAATTAATAGATATAAAAATTAATGAATCTTCTCGTGTTCCAAAATACAAGCAAATTGTAGATTCAATAATTAACGATATTTCAAAGGGAAAGTTGAAAATTGGAGAAAAAATACCTTCTATAAATGAGTTAAGCGAATCTTGCTACCTTTCTAGAGATACCGTTGAAAAAGCATACAAACAACTTAAAGAGCAAAAAGTCATTATTTCCGTTAAAGGAAAAGGGTATTACACTGCTAAAACCGATTTGATATCCAAAATTCAAATCTTCTTCATGATTAACAAGCTAAGTTCTTATAAAATGATGATTTATAATTCGTTTGTTAACAGTATAGGTATAAATGGTCATGTAACCCTATCTGTGTATCACTGTGAAGAATCCCTTTTTGCCAGAACTTTAGAAAAAAGTCTTGGAGCTTTTGATTATTACGTGATTATGCCTCATTTTAAAACAGACGATTTAAATCATATAAGCATCACCAATATGGCAAAAGATATGATTGAAAAAGTCCCGAAAGACAAATTAATCATTATAGATAATAACAACCTAGAAATTAAGGGAAATTATGGTGCGGTATATCAAGATTTTCAAGAAGATATTTACGATGCTCTAAAAAAAGGCTTAAAGAAGCTTAAAAAATATGACAAATTAGTTTTGGTTTACCCCCTAAAATCCGTTTATCCTTACCCACTTAGAATTGTTCATGGCTTTAGAAAATTTTGTTCAAAATATAACTTCGATTTTGAAATTTTAAATGAAATTTATGATGATATGGATTTAGATAGCAAGGATACCTATATCATTATAGAAGAAAACGATTTGGTTAATTTAGTAAGGCAGGTACGTGCCAAAAACCTAAAACTAGGAAAAGACATAGGCATTATCTCTTATAATGACACACCTTTAAAAGACCTTTTAGGTATAAACGTAGTAAGTACCCATTTTAAAGCGATGGGAGAAACTGCTGCCTATTTGGTTTTAAATAATAAAAGGGAAAAAGTTAAAAATGTTTTTGAATATATAAAACGCAACTCTGTTTAA